The nucleotide sequence GCTGGTCAGCAGTGCATGATGCATTGAATATTATAGTTATTTTAAACTGTTATAAAAGCTCTGGCGACCAGCGGACCTGACGCTTCCGCCGCCTCGCCCGCCGAGCCGCCTTGAAGCCCCCCCCGCCCCTGTGCTATAAATTTTTTCGGCGCGCCCCGCCGCAGGGCGTCCGCGCCCGTAATGCCCGCCGTTGCCGCTTTTGGAGCTTCCATGTCAGATTTTGTCCATCTTCATTGCCATACAGAATACAGCCTGCTTGACGGCGCCATCCGCATCAAGGATCTGTGCGCCCGCGCCAAAGACTTTGGCATGTCCGCCTGCGCCATAACCGACCACGGCAACCTGTTTGGCGCTGCCTACTTTTTTCAGGGCTGCAAAGACTACGGCGTCAAGCCCATCTTTGGCTGCGAGGTTTACGTCTGCCAGGACCACACGGACAAAAGCACCGACTCCCCCCTGGCCCGCCGCCGCAACCACCTCATCCTGCTGGCCCAGAACAACACAGGCTATCACAACCTGGTCAAGCTGGTGACCAAGGGCTACCTTGAGGGTTTTTATTACAAACCCCGGGTAGACAAACCCCTGCTGCGCAAATATTCCGAGGGTCTCGTCTGCCTGTCGGCATGCATCGCGGGCGAAATACCCCGCGCCATACTTGCGGACGACATGGACAAGGCACTGAGCCTTACGCGCGAATACGCCGATATCTATCCCGACCGGTTTTACCTTGAGCTGCAGTCCAACGGCCTGCCGGAGCAGACCAAGGCCAACAACGCCCTGCTGGAGCTGTCGGCAACCACGGGCGTGCCGCTGGTCGCCACCAACGACTGCCACTACCTCACGGCAGATGACGCCGAGGCCCACGAGGTGCTGCTCTGCATCCAGACGCAGACCACCATGGACGACCCCAAGCGCATGCGCTTTGGCACCAACGAGCTGTTCTACAAATCCATCGAAGAGATGGAAAAGCCCTTTGCCCATGTGCCCGAGGCGCTGGCCAACACCGTGCGCATTGCCGAGCAGTGCAATGTGGAGCTGGACTTTGGCCACCACTACTTTCCGGTATACAAGCTGCCCGAGGGGGCCAGCCTCGACTCCGAATTTAGGCGTCTGGCGGAAGAAGGCCTTGAAAAAAGGCTGGAGAAACACCCCGACAGAGCCACGCTGGACATGCAGATGTACCGCGACCGCCTGCAGTACGAACTGCGCGTCATCCTTGAAATGGGCTTTCCCGGCTACTTTCTTATCGTGCAGGAATTCATCAACTGGGCAAAAAACCACAACGTGCCCGTGGGGCCGGGGCGCGGTTCTGCCGCTGGTTCGCTGGTGGCCTGGGCCCTGCGCATCACCAACCTTGACCCGCTTCCGTACAATCTGCTGTTTGAGCGCTTTCTGAACAACGAACGCGTCTCCCTGCCCGATATCGACGTGGACTTTTGCGAACGTCGGCGCGGCGAGGTGATCAAGCACATGGTCGAGACCTACGGCGAGGGCTCTGTGGCGCAGATCACCACTTTTGGCACCATGAAGGCCAAAGGCGTGGTGCGCGACGTGGGCCGCGCCCTTGGCATGAGCTTTGCCGAAACCGACCGCATCGCCAAGCTGGTGCCCGCCGACCTCAAGATGACCATCAAAAAGGCCCTTGAGGCGGAGCCGGAGCTGGAGAACCTCTACCACTCCGACCCCAAGGTCACGCACCTGCTCGACACGGCGCGCCGCCTCGAGGGGCTGGCCCGCCACGCCTCCACCCACGCCGCCGGGCTGGTGGTTTCGGACAAGCCCATGGAGGAATACCTGCCCCTCTATCAGGGCAAACGCGGCGAACTTGTGACCCAGTTTGACGGCCCCATGACCGAAAAGGCCGGGCTTGTTAAATTTGACTTTCTGGGCCTCAAGACCATGACCCTGATTCAGGATACCCTGGACAATATCACCCTGCAGGGTAACGAACCGCCCGACCTCGACAACCTGCCCCTCACCGACG is from Desulfovibrio desulfuricans and encodes:
- the dnaE gene encoding DNA polymerase III subunit alpha, which translates into the protein MSDFVHLHCHTEYSLLDGAIRIKDLCARAKDFGMSACAITDHGNLFGAAYFFQGCKDYGVKPIFGCEVYVCQDHTDKSTDSPLARRRNHLILLAQNNTGYHNLVKLVTKGYLEGFYYKPRVDKPLLRKYSEGLVCLSACIAGEIPRAILADDMDKALSLTREYADIYPDRFYLELQSNGLPEQTKANNALLELSATTGVPLVATNDCHYLTADDAEAHEVLLCIQTQTTMDDPKRMRFGTNELFYKSIEEMEKPFAHVPEALANTVRIAEQCNVELDFGHHYFPVYKLPEGASLDSEFRRLAEEGLEKRLEKHPDRATLDMQMYRDRLQYELRVILEMGFPGYFLIVQEFINWAKNHNVPVGPGRGSAAGSLVAWALRITNLDPLPYNLLFERFLNNERVSLPDIDVDFCERRRGEVIKHMVETYGEGSVAQITTFGTMKAKGVVRDVGRALGMSFAETDRIAKLVPADLKMTIKKALEAEPELENLYHSDPKVTHLLDTARRLEGLARHASTHAAGLVVSDKPMEEYLPLYQGKRGELVTQFDGPMTEKAGLVKFDFLGLKTMTLIQDTLDNITLQGNEPPDLDNLPLTDAETYELYARGDTDGVFQVESSGMRQYLRMLKPSCFEDVIAMLALYRPGPLGSGMVDEFIKRKHGQVPVVYPHPSLSDCLRDTYGVIVYQEQVMQIAQIIASYTLGGADLLRRAMGKKKAEAMAKERVNFVAGAEKNGISKDNANEIFDLMEKFAEYGFNKSHSAAYALISYYTAYLKVHHKVEFMAALLTSEMGNQDKLLKYVSCCKDMGINVVQASVNQSQREFTAHGGKVVFGLGGIKNVGDEAIREIVEARAEGGEFASLFDMCCRVNLRKVTKRVLESLTKGGACDCFGLPRAALLAAIEIVVARAQKKAKDKNSNQVSLLSMAPAVESAPQPGIGFDCPEASLPEMADDDKLRAEKEALGFFLTSHPLQPFVREIRRLGLTTLEDARELFPGAEIRCAALVVSVKEVLTKSKGERMAFVGIEDLTGHAEVTFFPRSYAECRDLLRSEQPICLVARLDSQTDNADNADMDEEAEDAPREVKLLGQSARSLAEACGLSDTPVCVHIPAHRLGRDDMLALRNLLEQYPGPVEAHAQVLLDGHLCLLHLDNTLKVRPGPDLDKALAAWAL